In Kineosporia sp. NBRC 101731, the DNA window ACTGGCAATGGGGTTTCGTCTGCGGGGCAGTGTCCGTCGGGTAGGTGGTTCCCCCAGAATGATGGACGAGGAGACGCGCGGCTTCCCATGGTCGGGGCGAAGACCGGAAGTTTGTCGGTGGCCGCCCCTACGCTTGCGGGCAGATCGACGAAGTGGCCGTTGTCTGGGAGGGGAACGCCGGCATGAGCGAGGTCAGGACCGTCAAGGACGCTCTCGAGATCGATGATCGGGTCGGCGAGGAGCACCAGGCAGACGAACTGGAGCAGTTCCGCACCGAGCTCACGGCCTACGCCTACCGCATGCTCGGATCGGGCTTCGAGTCCGAAGATGCCGTGCAGGAGGCCATGATCCGGGGCTGGCGCGGGCTCGATCGGTTCGAGGGCCGTTCGGCTCTGCGTTCGTGGATGTACCGCATCACCACCAACGTCTGCCTCGACATGCTGAAGAGCCGCGAGCGCCGTGCTCTCCCGATGGATCTGGGCCCCTCGCAGAAGACGGCGGAGGTGGTGATCGGCGAGCCGCTCGGCGAAGCCACCTGGATCCAGCCGATCCCGGACGGCCGGGTGCTCACCGGCACAGCCGACCCGGCCGAGGCCGCGGTGCAACGCGAGACCGTGCAGCTGGCCTTCATCGCCCTCCTGCAGAACCTGCCGCCGCGCCAGCGGGTGGTGCTGATCCTGCGCGAGGTGCTGCAGTGGAGAGCCGCCGAGGTGGCCGAGTTGCTCGACACGTCCGTTGCTTCGGTGAACAGCGCCCTGCAACGGGCCCGGGCCACGCTCGCCACCGACGGCACCACGCCGGACGAGGCGATCGCGAAGGCGACGGCCGGAGCCAGGGCGGGTTCTCTTTCCACCAGCTCGGCCGGCACCACCGACGGTGAGGCCGCCGATCTGCTGCAGCGTTATCTCCAGGTCTTCGAGAACTACGACATGGAGGGCCTGGTGGCCCTGCTGCACGAAGACGCGACCATGTCGATGCCGCCGCTGAACCTTTGGCTGAGCGGCACGCAGGAGATCACCGCCTGGATGACCGGGCCCGGTTACGAGTGCCGGGGCTCCCGGCTCGTGGCCACCTCGGCCAACGGGATGCCGGCGTTCGCCCAGTACCGGGTCGCGCCCGATGGCGGCTGGAAACCATGGAGCCTGCAGGTGCTGCAGGTCGTCGACGGCCGCATCACCGACATGACCTTCTTCCTGGACACGCCTACCTTGTTCCCCTATTTCGGCCTGCCGGACCGTCTGGGGTGAGTCTCTCGCCCGAGGAGGCCACGCACCAGCTCTACGCGGTCGAGCCGGGCCTGTTCACCGCCGAGCGCACGCGTCTGGCTGCCGCTGCCCGCACGAACGGTGACACCGTCGCCGCGAAGTCGATCGGTGGGCTCCGCCGGCCCACCACCTCGGCCTGGCTGGTCAATCAGCTGGCTCGGGGTGAACAGGGCTCCGGTGACGACATGGAGCGTCTCGACCACCTGGGCCGGGAACTCCGTGCGGCCCAGGCCGCCCTCGACGCGCCTCGCATGCGTGAGCTCACGAAGGAACGACACCAGCTCATCGCCGCGCTGGTCCGTCACGCCGAACACGTGGCCGGCGGGGCCGGGCAGAAGGTCAGCGTGGCCGTTCGCCGAGAACTGGAAGACACCCTCGGTGCCGCGGTGGCCGATGAGCAGGCCGCAAGGGCCGTGATGTCCGGCCGACTCACCCGCGCGCTCACATACGCAGGTTTCGGCGAGGTCGACATCACCGAGGCCACGGCCACTCCACTCAGCGTGGTACTGCCGTACCGGGCGCGAGACAGTGACACCGGAGGCACGAAGGAGGCGGCCGGTCGACCCGGCGGCATGAGACGCAGTGACACGAAACTGCGCGATCCAGAACATGATTCTGGCGGAGGTGACCGGAAGAGCACCTCCCCGGACCAGCGCCCAGCCGCTCGGAAAGAACCTCGAGGCCACGTCGAGCAACGGGTCGAGCAACAGACCGCCCGTCGCGCCCGGGCCGAGGGACTGGTCGCGACCACCCGGGCCGAGGTCGCCGAGGCCGAGGCGGAGATGCAGCAGAAGGAACAGGAGCTCGCCGAGCTCACGTCGGAACAGGCCGACCTGCAGGCCAGGCTCGACGAGCTACAGGCCGAAGTGGTGGCGGTGCGTCGCCGGCTCGACGCCGGTGATCGCCGCACGTCCCAGGTCGGGCGCGAGGTGAAACGTCAGGAGCGCCGGCTCAAAGACGCCGGCAAAGCGCTGGAGCGGGCGCAGGCGGCACTCGATCGTCATGAACCGTCCTGAATGAGCGAACCAGGTCTTTCGATGGGATCAAACGATCGAACCTCTCAGGGCTCATAGTCGTCGTGCAGTACGACCCGGGAGAACTCGATCTCCTCCGCCCACTTCCAGAAGTGCAGTCTGCGGGCCTGCGGGGTGTTCCGCTGCAGGGACACCCGGAAACAGGTAGCACCGTCATCGCGCCGCACCGGCTGGTCGTTGCCTCCGAGCCCGGTGCGTAGAGCGTGCATCTGCCGGCCGGCCGACGTCCCGGCCAGCCCGGTGAGCACCTCCACCGTCACATCCACGACCTTGTCGCGGTCGACACCGGGAGTCCCCTCGATCGAGGCCAGGAATCGCGAGCCGAGACGATAGGCCGACAACGGACGCCCCGTCTTCTCCCCCGCCGGGATCCGCCGCGCCCAGCACACCGTCACGTCGAACCGGAAACGGTCTTCAGGATCGGTGAAAAGGTCTTCCGACGAGAGCATCTCGCGGTGATCGCGCTGGGCTCCCCTGCGGTTGCGGCGCCGTAGGCGTTCCAGCTCACGGTCCCGGGCCTCCAGCAGCCCGATCCGCCGGGCCAGTTCGGCCTCCAGATGCTGCATCTCCAGGGTTGACGAGCGCAGTTCCTCCTCCAGCCGGGCCTTCTCGACCAGAGCCAGACGTTTGGCGGAACGTTCCTCCTCCACCGCCAGCAGCGCACTCCGCAGAGCGGTCTTCTTCGCCGGGCGTTCCAGCACCTGCGCGGCCCGGCCGGCCAGCATCGAGGGGGTCGGCCGGGGAAGTTCCCTGACTGTTGAGCCCTCGTGCAGTTGCTCGACGTCGTCCCGGGTTCCGGCATCGCCCTTCTCGAGATAGCTGAGACCGGGCACCCGCACGTTCGGAACGGGGGCGGGCAACGGCACCACGACCGGCCCTGACGGATCAGGACCCTCCGGACGACCGGAGACAGCCGGCGATTCCATCGGCGCGAGCCACCCAGGCCCGCCCGGCAGTACCGCGAGGGACCGCACCGGAACGTCATCATCGACGTCCACCATGCTCAGTGCGGTGCCACCGGCGCAGACCCGCACCGGCACCACCTCCCCCACCGACATCAGGTCCCGCAGATCGTCGGTCAGGTCGCCCGTCACCCGGGCCCGGGACAGGAAGCTCGGGAAACCGGGCAGCAGAGCGATCTCGCACACCGACTCACCCACCGACTCGACCCGTCCGAGAAGTACTTCCCCGTCGACGACCTCGGCCATCCGCTCGCCCGGGGGCATCCGCATCCCGGAGACGTCCAGCCGCCGGGACCGGTCGTCGTAGATCCCGTGCACCTGCATGCCCCGCTCGAACAACCGGTCCGACGCCACCCCGGCGCACAGCAGGCCGACCTGGATCGTCGCGTATCCGCCGCCCTCCAGCATGACCATCGCCTGGGACGGATTCGGGCAACCGCTGACGGTTCCCTTCACCTCCGGTGCCGGACCCCGACCCGGGGCCGCCGTACGGGCCCTCAGCAGGCCGGCCGCATCAGCGGCCCTCAGCCCGTCGTCCAGCAGACGCTCGGTGGTGGCTGTCCCCTCCGCCTCCGAGTAGGCGAACCGCAACCGTGACCGGCGCAGGTCCCGC includes these proteins:
- a CDS encoding sigma-70 family RNA polymerase sigma factor, encoding MSEVRTVKDALEIDDRVGEEHQADELEQFRTELTAYAYRMLGSGFESEDAVQEAMIRGWRGLDRFEGRSALRSWMYRITTNVCLDMLKSRERRALPMDLGPSQKTAEVVIGEPLGEATWIQPIPDGRVLTGTADPAEAAVQRETVQLAFIALLQNLPPRQRVVLILREVLQWRAAEVAELLDTSVASVNSALQRARATLATDGTTPDEAIAKATAGARAGSLSTSSAGTTDGEAADLLQRYLQVFENYDMEGLVALLHEDATMSMPPLNLWLSGTQEITAWMTGPGYECRGSRLVATSANGMPAFAQYRVAPDGGWKPWSLQVLQVVDGRITDMTFFLDTPTLFPYFGLPDRLG